The Chlamydiales bacterium STE3 genomic interval TTCAACTCCATATTCGTGAAATACAAACAGTTCTTTAATTGATGAAATCGCCATCTTTCCCACAATCCTCTCCGAAAGAATATAAGGCCGGTGAGATCATTACAGGAAAAATTGAATCTATTGCCTTTGGAGGCAAAGGTATTTTGAGAACAAGGGAGCAATTCGTCATTTTTGTTCCCTATGCTGCTCCTCAGGATATTGTCCAATGCGTCCTAACAAAGATAAAGAAAGGATATGCAGAAGGAAAACTGTTGAAAGTTATTCGGCCAAGTCCTTTGCGCGTGCAACCGACCTGTGCCTACTTTGGAACTTGTGGAGGCTGCCAACTACAGCATTTGAACTATGAAGAGCAACTAGACTCTAAAGCAAAAGCAATTAAAGATTCCTTAAGTAAATTTGCGAAAATAGAAACTTTTCCCTTTTATTTCCATTCAGCTCAGCAACAATGGCAATACCGAAGACATATCTATCTTACACTCCAAGCAAAAATCAAAGGGTTTCAAGTGGGTTACATAGCAAGTGATCAAACCACATTTTTATCTATTGATCACTGCCCTATTTTTGTATCGCCTGATCAAATGATTTTTAAAGAGCTGCAAGCATTAACCGCAGAAATGAGTTCAGAAAAGATTAAAAATGGAAAATTGATGGTTGTTAAACACCCTGAAGGCGGTTATCTGTTACATTTTCATTTTAAGCATTGGTCTTCGTTTAACTTTGAAGTTATCAAAAAGCACTTTGCACTTCAATCGATTTGGAAAGGATTGATCTATTCATCCCCTGCAAAAAGCCAGTCTCTTGGAAAATGCTGCTTGATTACCGAAATTGATCGTTTTAAAATTCATTACTCTAGCTACTCTTTTATGCAAAACCATCCTGATGAAAGCGTGCGCATTTATCAGAAGCTTGCGT includes:
- a CDS encoding putative RNA methyltransferase pc0248 (Product derived from UniProtKB/Swiss-Prot:Q6MEM7;EC number derived from UniProtKB/Swiss-Prot:Q6MEM7), with translation MKSPSFPQSSPKEYKAGEIITGKIESIAFGGKGILRTREQFVIFVPYAAPQDIVQCVLTKIKKGYAEGKLLKVIRPSPLRVQPTCAYFGTCGGCQLQHLNYEEQLDSKAKAIKDSLSKFAKIETFPFYFHSAQQQWQYRRHIYLTLQAKIKGFQVGYIASDQTTFLSIDHCPIFVSPDQMIFKELQALTAEMSSEKIKNGKLMVVKHPEGGYLLHFHFKHWSSFNFEVIKKHFALQSIWKGLIYSSPAKSQSLGKCCLITEIDRFKIHYSSYSFMQNHPDESVRIYQKLASISQKIQPKNILDLYCGIGISSLFLSQRAETLLGIEENAAAIDLARKNASINSVKNAHFMKGKVEEALLKLPTDNIWDFILVNPPRTGLEHSVVQKLLEFSPRHLVYVSCMPTTLARDIKYFAEKGYKVQECQAFDMFPQTAHVETLVHLKNPSSKNIQTH